One Mucilaginibacter ginkgonis genomic region harbors:
- a CDS encoding phosphoribosylaminoimidazolesuccinocarboxamide synthase, whose translation MNAIKETRFNFPGQTSLYKGKVRDVYTIDNKYLVMVVSDRISAFDVVLSEPIPFKGQVLNQIAAKFLEATKDIVPNWVVNVPDPSVTIGRICEPFKVEMVIRGYLAGHAWREYSAGKRQVCGVALPEGLKENDKLPNPIITPTTKASVGHDEDISKEEILSRGIVLAEDYEKLEAYTRAIFERGTQIAAKQGLILVDTKYEFGKAGEQIYLIDEIHTPDSSRYFYADSYEERQQRNEPQKQLSKEFVRKWLIENGFQGKDGQVVPEMTPEIVESISDRYIELYEQITGERFVKTDTADVLKRVEANINQALSML comes from the coding sequence ATGAACGCCATAAAAGAGACCCGCTTTAATTTTCCCGGTCAAACGTCACTTTATAAAGGCAAGGTACGTGACGTTTACACTATCGATAATAAGTACCTGGTGATGGTGGTTAGCGATCGCATCTCCGCCTTTGATGTGGTTTTATCTGAACCTATTCCTTTTAAAGGGCAGGTGCTCAATCAAATTGCCGCCAAATTTTTGGAAGCGACTAAAGATATCGTGCCCAATTGGGTTGTTAACGTGCCCGACCCATCTGTAACTATTGGCCGCATTTGCGAGCCGTTTAAGGTTGAGATGGTAATACGTGGTTACCTGGCAGGCCACGCCTGGCGTGAATATAGCGCAGGCAAACGGCAGGTATGCGGCGTTGCACTGCCGGAGGGTTTAAAAGAAAATGATAAACTCCCAAATCCCATTATCACTCCTACAACCAAAGCCTCTGTAGGGCATGACGAAGATATATCTAAAGAAGAAATCCTTTCCCGAGGTATTGTATTGGCAGAAGACTATGAAAAGCTCGAGGCTTATACTAGGGCTATATTTGAGCGTGGAACTCAGATAGCTGCTAAACAAGGGTTGATATTGGTTGACACCAAATATGAGTTTGGAAAAGCTGGTGAACAAATCTATCTAATAGACGAAATCCATACCCCGGACTCATCACGTTATTTTTATGCAGATAGTTATGAAGAACGTCAGCAGAGAAATGAACCCCAGAAGCAGTTGTCAAAAGAATTTGTACGCAAGTGGTTAATAGAAAATGGTTTCCAGGGAAAGGATGGACAAGTGGTTCCGGAGATGACGCCTGAAATTGTTGAATCTATTTCGGACCGCTACATTGAACTATATGAGCAGATAACCGGCGAGCGGTTTGTAAAAACAGATACTGCTGATGTTTTAAAAAGGGTAGAGGCTAACATAAATCAAGCGCTTAGCATGCTTTGA
- a CDS encoding PhoH family protein produces the protein MNELKISLENVNPAVVWGPNNDHFEIIKKQFPKLKIVARGTELKVLGDEAELKSFDDKFAKLLNHVEKYESLNIQDIERLFGSKVQAPEPAENANDKSTTGEVIVFGPNGILVKARTANQRRMVDSIAKNDIIFAIGPAGTGKTYTAVALACRALKNKEVKRIILTRPAVEAGENLGFLPGDLKEKIDPYLRPLYDALDDMIPAEKLKLYLENRTIEIAPLAFMRGRTLDNCFVILDEAQNATDMQLKMFLTRMGPSAKFIVTGDVTQIDLPKKQQSGLHTALKILPDIKGIDIIYLTGEDVVRHKLVKRILEAYGDIQ, from the coding sequence TTGAACGAACTTAAGATATCCCTCGAGAATGTTAACCCGGCTGTAGTGTGGGGACCAAATAATGATCATTTCGAGATCATTAAAAAACAATTTCCAAAGCTTAAAATAGTTGCCCGTGGTACTGAACTAAAAGTTTTAGGCGATGAGGCCGAACTAAAATCCTTTGACGACAAGTTTGCCAAACTGCTTAACCACGTAGAAAAATACGAATCTCTTAACATACAGGATATTGAGCGATTATTCGGCTCAAAAGTACAAGCACCTGAGCCTGCCGAAAACGCCAATGACAAGTCAACCACAGGCGAGGTGATCGTTTTTGGGCCTAATGGTATTTTAGTTAAAGCCCGTACGGCAAATCAGCGACGCATGGTTGACAGTATCGCTAAAAATGATATCATATTTGCCATAGGGCCTGCCGGCACGGGTAAAACGTATACAGCCGTCGCACTTGCCTGCCGTGCATTAAAGAATAAAGAAGTAAAACGCATTATACTCACTCGCCCCGCGGTAGAAGCAGGAGAGAACCTTGGTTTTTTACCGGGCGATCTAAAGGAAAAAATAGATCCGTATTTGCGCCCGCTTTATGATGCACTGGACGATATGATCCCTGCAGAAAAGTTGAAGCTTTATTTAGAAAACCGCACGATAGAGATCGCTCCTCTGGCATTTATGCGAGGCCGTACTTTGGATAATTGTTTTGTGATACTGGATGAGGCACAAAATGCTACCGATATGCAATTAAAGATGTTCCTAACCCGTATGGGACCATCAGCTAAATTCATTGTTACCGGCGACGTAACGCAAATAGACTTGCCTAAAAAACAACAATCTGGCCTGCATACCGCGTTGAAGATATTGCCTGACATAAAAGGTATAGACATTATTTACCTAACTGGCGAAGACGTAGTACGCCACAAATTGGTTAAACGCATATTAGAAGCTTACGGGGATATACAGTAG
- a CDS encoding N-acetylmuramoyl-L-alanine amidase family protein, whose amino-acid sequence MKNKAFKTIIYSTSLFLLSLSLFSFKAVPDSAKRDSTPTGYKLRTIVVDAGHGGKRLGANGAYSVEKNVTLALAFKLQKAIQKEVPDVNVVMTRTTDDDILWQKRSDIANEAKGDLFISLHCNSLSDKVVTVNGRRRRIPDQSGRGVLLLVYGFHRDKEEAAALRENLFEDKDVKGADAVDFNDPTQMILLNAFKNKYRKRSIHFADIINDEFKDTDGRPSEGVREQGILVLCHSAMPAVLVETGYINNPKDEEYLNSDEGQNEIVATLIRSIKTYKAEVEMVN is encoded by the coding sequence ATGAAAAATAAAGCATTCAAAACAATCATTTATTCTACCTCACTATTCCTTCTATCACTGTCATTGTTCTCATTTAAGGCCGTTCCCGACAGTGCAAAAAGAGATTCTACACCTACAGGTTATAAATTACGTACCATTGTTGTTGATGCCGGTCACGGCGGTAAAAGGCTGGGAGCTAACGGTGCATACTCTGTAGAAAAGAATGTAACGCTTGCCCTGGCTTTTAAATTGCAGAAAGCGATACAAAAAGAAGTGCCTGATGTAAACGTGGTGATGACCCGCACTACTGATGATGACATATTATGGCAAAAAAGATCTGACATTGCCAACGAGGCAAAAGGCGACCTTTTTATTTCGCTGCACTGCAACTCTTTGTCAGATAAAGTGGTGACTGTTAACGGCCGCAGGCGACGCATCCCGGATCAATCCGGACGTGGAGTATTGCTATTGGTTTATGGCTTTCACCGTGATAAAGAAGAAGCTGCGGCGCTTCGCGAAAACTTATTTGAGGATAAAGATGTTAAAGGTGCAGACGCTGTCGACTTTAACGACCCTACACAAATGATATTGCTTAATGCATTTAAAAACAAATACCGCAAGCGCAGTATTCATTTTGCAGATATCATTAACGACGAATTTAAAGACACAGACGGCAGGCCGAGCGAAGGTGTACGCGAACAGGGCATATTAGTTTTGTGCCATAGCGCTATGCCGGCAGTATTGGTAGAAACCGGATATATTAACAATCCTAAAGACGAGGAATATTTAAACTCTGATGAAGGACAAAATGAAATTGTAGCCACTTTGATTAGGTCTATAAAGACATACAAGGCCGAAGTTGAAATGGTGAATTAA
- a CDS encoding MBL fold metallo-hydrolase RNA specificity domain-containing protein, whose translation MNLTIHGAARQVTGSMHLLEVNGYKILIDCGLDYERDRSTIANENFPFRPEEIDVVILTHAHIDHSGNLPTLVRLGYAGQILCTAPTADLAEMLMMDSVNIFLRKMQGGNKRGKKRHHDSGGNQPLYLQKHVMDTAERFVTIGFNKPFRMTGDIELTFIPVGHLLGAAAAVLKINDNGKEKTIAFTGDIGRKNYPVLNDPQPLPQVDFLVTESTYGGRHHTKGKTVEEVLVETIDKACVKENGRLIIPAFSIGRTQSLVYSLNKIFSSGLLPPVKVFVDSPLAIRSTETFRKYHTLLNEESRDFYDREGDEFEFDNLTYVENINESRDISNYFEPCVIISSAGMLEGGRIQDHLFYNIQNYYCTILFIGYCAKGTLGFRLLRGDPIVHIRDRELAVYATIKQTDVLSAHGDHDDLMDVVRGQNKDKLKTVFLVHGDPQSMDALAAAIEDEDYAVSIPEKGITYTL comes from the coding sequence ATGAACTTAACCATACACGGGGCAGCCCGCCAGGTAACCGGAAGCATGCATTTGCTCGAGGTTAACGGATACAAAATATTAATAGACTGCGGCCTTGATTACGAGCGCGACCGCAGCACCATTGCCAATGAGAATTTCCCATTTCGGCCGGAAGAAATAGATGTGGTGATACTTACCCATGCGCACATCGACCACTCGGGTAACTTGCCGACACTTGTTCGATTGGGTTATGCAGGCCAGATCCTGTGCACCGCCCCTACCGCCGATCTTGCAGAAATGCTAATGATGGATTCAGTTAATATCTTTTTGCGTAAAATGCAAGGCGGCAATAAGCGTGGAAAGAAGCGGCACCACGACAGTGGTGGCAATCAACCACTTTATCTTCAGAAACATGTAATGGACACTGCAGAACGGTTTGTCACCATAGGTTTCAATAAACCGTTCCGTATGACCGGCGATATCGAACTGACGTTTATTCCGGTTGGTCATCTGTTAGGCGCGGCTGCAGCTGTTCTAAAGATCAATGACAACGGCAAAGAGAAAACCATTGCGTTTACGGGCGATATCGGGCGTAAAAACTATCCTGTACTTAATGATCCTCAGCCTTTGCCGCAGGTGGATTTCTTAGTGACCGAATCTACTTATGGCGGCCGCCATCATACAAAAGGTAAAACCGTTGAAGAAGTTTTAGTTGAGACGATAGATAAGGCATGTGTGAAAGAGAATGGCAGGCTAATCATCCCGGCATTTAGCATTGGCCGTACGCAATCGCTGGTTTATTCGCTCAACAAAATTTTTAGCAGCGGTTTATTGCCGCCTGTTAAAGTTTTTGTAGATAGCCCTTTGGCTATACGGTCTACAGAAACATTCAGAAAATACCATACGTTGTTGAACGAAGAAAGCAGGGACTTTTACGACCGCGAAGGCGACGAGTTTGAGTTTGATAACCTTACCTACGTTGAGAATATAAACGAGAGCCGTGATATCTCAAATTACTTTGAGCCGTGTGTGATCATATCTTCTGCCGGTATGCTCGAAGGCGGCCGTATCCAGGACCATTTATTTTACAATATCCAAAATTACTACTGCACTATCTTGTTTATCGGCTATTGCGCAAAAGGCACCCTTGGTTTCCGTCTTTTACGCGGTGACCCTATTGTTCACATCCGCGACCGCGAGTTAGCCGTTTACGCTACGATAAAACAAACCGACGTTTTAAGTGCCCACGGCGACCACGATGATCTTATGGATGTGGTTCGTGGCCAGAATAAAGACAAATTGAAAACGGTTTTCCTGGTACACGGCGATCCGCAGAGTATGGACGCGCTGGCAGCAGCTATCGAGGATGAAGATTACGCGGTAAGTATACCTGAGAAAGGCATTACTTACACTTTGTAA
- a CDS encoding SAM hydrolase/SAM-dependent halogenase family protein: MPIITLTTDLGDKDIYQAALKGSILSLLPGVTIVDITHSVAAFNTQQAAFILKNSFHYFPAGTVHLIGIDTVFNTHTRYLAVAYKGHFFVGADNGIFSLMFDAGPTEMVELNIMQDLKFLHFPLADIFVKAACHLAGGGSLTEIGIPIVETEKKMNLQPVVDRNLIRGMVIYIDSFQNVITNITKDFFNQVQHGRRFVLYFKRNETITHLSWHYNEVPEGEKLCLFGISDHLEIAINKGNASGLLGLNLGDSVIIDFQ; the protein is encoded by the coding sequence ATGCCAATAATAACATTAACAACTGATCTGGGCGATAAAGATATCTACCAGGCTGCGCTAAAAGGCAGCATACTCAGTTTGTTACCCGGCGTTACTATTGTTGACATTACGCATAGCGTAGCCGCTTTTAATACACAGCAGGCTGCGTTCATTTTAAAAAACAGTTTCCATTATTTTCCTGCGGGTACCGTACACCTTATTGGCATCGATACCGTTTTTAACACCCACACCCGTTACCTGGCTGTTGCTTATAAAGGCCACTTTTTTGTCGGGGCCGACAACGGCATTTTTTCGCTGATGTTTGACGCCGGGCCTACAGAAATGGTTGAGCTTAATATTATGCAGGATTTGAAGTTCCTGCACTTCCCTTTGGCCGATATTTTCGTAAAGGCGGCATGTCATCTTGCCGGCGGGGGTTCTCTTACAGAGATAGGCATACCGATAGTTGAGACAGAAAAGAAAATGAACCTGCAGCCGGTTGTAGACCGTAACCTCATCCGTGGTATGGTGATCTATATCGACTCGTTCCAAAACGTTATTACCAATATCACTAAAGACTTTTTTAACCAGGTACAGCACGGCAGGCGGTTTGTGCTTTACTTTAAACGCAATGAAACCATTACACATCTAAGCTGGCATTACAACGAAGTACCTGAGGGTGAGAAGCTTTGTCTGTTTGGCATTAGCGATCATTTAGAGATCGCTATCAATAAAGGCAACGCAAGTGGTTTGCTTGGCCTTAATTTGGGTGATAGTGTTATTATTGATTTTCAATAA
- a CDS encoding MlaD family protein: MKISNETKVGILAVVAVVVLILGYSYLRGADVFSTDDRFYAIYKNVEGLTVSKPVLVNGFPIGKVSKMELRGDGQTIVQFKIQHKYNVPVNTLAKLESTDLLGSKAIVFELGTSKENAEDQDTLRADIQGSLAESLQPVQKKAEMLISRLDSTLASVNRIVNPNFQKNVDRSFQSIANTLQTLESTSKKIDAIVGSQSGHINGIMTNAQAVTENLKTSTGRLNNITANFDRFSGDLANGNINQTLANANKTMANLQATVDKINNGKGTLSLLINDDRMYNNLNAASANLNNLFIDLKAHPSRYVSFSVFGRKDK, from the coding sequence TTGAAAATCTCTAACGAAACTAAAGTTGGCATATTGGCTGTTGTTGCTGTTGTTGTATTAATATTAGGCTACAGCTACTTAAGAGGTGCCGACGTATTTTCTACCGACGATCGTTTTTATGCTATCTATAAAAATGTAGAAGGCCTTACCGTCTCTAAACCCGTGTTGGTAAATGGTTTTCCCATAGGTAAAGTTTCTAAAATGGAACTGCGCGGCGACGGCCAGACGATCGTTCAATTCAAGATACAGCATAAATATAACGTTCCGGTTAATACGCTGGCGAAATTAGAAAGCACCGACTTATTAGGTAGTAAAGCTATAGTCTTTGAATTGGGCACCAGTAAAGAAAATGCTGAAGATCAGGATACGCTCCGCGCGGATATTCAGGGCAGTTTGGCAGAAAGCCTGCAGCCGGTACAGAAAAAAGCTGAAATGTTAATCTCGCGCCTGGATTCCACCCTGGCATCTGTAAACAGGATAGTAAACCCAAATTTCCAGAAAAACGTGGACCGCAGTTTCCAAAGTATTGCCAATACCTTGCAAACGCTTGAAAGCACTTCGAAGAAAATAGATGCTATTGTTGGTTCGCAAAGCGGCCATATCAACGGCATTATGACCAATGCACAGGCTGTTACAGAAAACTTAAAGACCAGCACCGGCAGGTTGAACAACATAACTGCTAACTTCGACCGTTTTAGCGGTGATCTGGCTAATGGAAACATCAACCAAACGCTTGCAAATGCGAATAAAACAATGGCTAACCTACAGGCTACCGTCGACAAGATCAATAATGGTAAAGGGACACTGTCTCTACTAATTAACGACGACAGGATGTATAATAACCTGAATGCGGCTTCTGCAAATCTTAATAATCTGTTTATTGATCTTAAAGCACATCCAAGCCGCTACGTGAGCTTCTCTGTTTTCGGGCGTAAGGATAAATAG
- a CDS encoding ABC transporter ATP-binding protein, with the protein MARARLNSGNASEKELPKAKINRESLKNIGKLISYIKPYRGRFIAALLFLFVSSIVGLAFPSFLGALIDAAQGKTHSKYLSGGLTVIGLTAFSVLFVQAFVSYFRVVWFVQVAEKALADIRRDTYFKLITLPMNFFSNRRVGELNSRISADLSQIQDAITTTLAEMIRQLILMVGGVTLLAIVSIKLTLSLLALLPFLIAFAVVFGRFIRKISRQAQDKLADSNTIVEETLQGIANVKAFVNEAYEAKRYNGNLREVVNIAVKGARFRGIFASFIVFCLFGTIIGVIWYGSSLVSHGEMTVGDLTKFVLYAIFVAAAMGSFPELYANMQKAVGASERVLEILNENAEPVSINAEDNIIKQKISGNLSFNNVNFFYPSRPEITVLNSISFDATAGQKVAIVGPSGSGKSTMAALILQFYYPQSGTILFDGKPANAYTLTDIRNQVAIVPQDVLLFGGTILENIQYGALSASREDVIQAAKQANAHQFISNFPEGYDTLVGERGVKLSGGQRQRIAIARALLKNPSILILDEATSSLDSESERLVQDALEVLMKGRTSVIIAHRLSTIREADKIIVLDKGIITETGTHEELMAHDGGLYRYLSQLQLESATS; encoded by the coding sequence ATGGCGAGAGCGAGGTTGAATAGCGGCAATGCTTCTGAAAAAGAATTGCCAAAGGCAAAGATCAATAGGGAAAGTCTTAAAAACATAGGCAAATTAATCAGTTACATTAAGCCGTATCGTGGCAGATTTATAGCGGCCTTGCTGTTTTTATTTGTGTCGAGTATAGTCGGCCTTGCGTTTCCATCCTTTTTAGGCGCATTAATTGACGCCGCGCAAGGCAAAACACATTCAAAATATCTTTCGGGCGGATTAACTGTTATTGGGTTAACCGCTTTCAGCGTGCTATTCGTTCAAGCTTTTGTTTCCTACTTCCGTGTTGTATGGTTTGTGCAGGTCGCAGAAAAAGCTTTGGCAGATATCCGCAGGGACACTTATTTTAAGCTGATCACTTTGCCAATGAATTTCTTCAGCAACCGCAGGGTTGGTGAACTGAACAGCCGTATTTCTGCAGATCTTTCTCAAATACAAGATGCCATTACTACAACGCTTGCAGAAATGATCCGCCAATTAATATTGATGGTGGGCGGAGTCACCTTGCTGGCTATTGTATCTATAAAACTTACTTTAAGCTTACTGGCACTTCTGCCCTTCCTTATCGCTTTTGCGGTTGTGTTCGGACGTTTTATACGCAAGATATCACGCCAGGCGCAGGATAAATTAGCCGACTCAAACACCATTGTTGAAGAGACCTTACAAGGCATCGCTAATGTAAAGGCCTTTGTTAATGAGGCTTATGAAGCTAAACGTTACAATGGTAATCTGCGGGAGGTTGTAAACATTGCTGTTAAGGGTGCACGGTTCCGTGGGATATTTGCCTCATTTATTGTGTTTTGCTTGTTCGGTACCATCATCGGCGTTATATGGTATGGCTCATCATTAGTTAGCCACGGCGAGATGACCGTTGGTGACCTTACAAAATTTGTGCTTTATGCCATATTTGTTGCAGCAGCGATGGGTAGCTTTCCCGAACTATACGCCAACATGCAAAAAGCCGTGGGTGCCAGCGAACGCGTGCTGGAAATATTGAATGAAAACGCAGAGCCTGTGTCGATCAACGCAGAGGATAATATAATTAAACAAAAGATAAGCGGTAATCTTAGCTTTAATAACGTAAACTTCTTTTACCCTTCACGACCTGAGATCACTGTTTTAAATAGCATTAGCTTTGATGCCACAGCCGGCCAAAAAGTGGCGATAGTAGGTCCGAGTGGGTCCGGCAAATCAACAATGGCTGCGCTGATTCTGCAATTCTATTATCCGCAAAGCGGAACAATCTTGTTCGATGGAAAGCCGGCGAACGCTTATACCTTAACGGACATCCGTAACCAGGTGGCGATCGTACCACAGGATGTCTTATTATTCGGCGGTACGATTTTAGAGAATATTCAATACGGCGCGCTTAGCGCGAGCCGCGAAGATGTGATACAGGCTGCAAAACAAGCAAACGCACATCAGTTTATCAGTAATTTTCCTGAAGGATATGATACGCTTGTTGGCGAGCGTGGCGTTAAACTTTCAGGCGGACAGCGGCAGCGGATCGCGATAGCAAGGGCACTGTTGAAGAACCCATCTATTTTGATACTGGATGAAGCAACGTCATCGCTCGACTCTGAATCTGAACGTTTGGTGCAAGACGCTTTAGAAGTGCTGATGAAAGGCCGCACTTCGGTGATCATTGCTCACCGCTTATCTACCATCCGCGAAGCGGATAAGATCATCGTATTGGATAAGGGCATTATAACAGAAACCGGCACACACGAAGAGTTAATGGCGCATGATGGCGGCCTGTACCGCTATTTAAGCCAATTGCAGTTAGAGAGCGCAACGTCTTAA
- a CDS encoding STAS domain-containing protein, which yields MKFTIDKHEKYVVVKLNESKLNSLFTPQLKSELILINAEGQRNIILDLCQVKFADSSGLSSLLVGHRLCKNADGVFILACLNEAVQRLVTISQLDTVMTIVPSVEEAIDLVFMEEIEKELKKEVK from the coding sequence ATGAAATTTACTATTGATAAACACGAGAAGTATGTTGTAGTGAAGTTGAATGAATCAAAACTGAATTCATTATTCACACCTCAGCTTAAATCAGAACTGATATTGATCAACGCCGAGGGGCAGCGTAATATCATACTGGACCTTTGCCAGGTTAAGTTTGCAGACTCGTCTGGTCTTAGCAGTTTATTGGTAGGCCACAGGCTTTGTAAAAATGCCGACGGTGTATTTATTCTTGCTTGTCTTAATGAAGCCGTACAACGCCTGGTTACTATTTCTCAATTAGATACCGTAATGACTATAGTCCCTTCTGTTGAAGAAGCTATCGACCTTGTTTTTATGGAGGAGATAGAGAAAGAACTAAAAAAGGAAGTAAAGTAA
- a CDS encoding ribonuclease Z, with amino-acid sequence MKFEVTILGSSSATPIYNRNPTSQALNINEHIYLIDCGEGTQQQMLKFDVKASRIDHIFISHLHGDHYLGLVGLLSSLHLNGRTKPLKLFGPAPLKEIIELQFKHSDTHLQYQIELYATDATTHQVILDNQDICVETFPLDHRIPCTGFLFRQKKLLRKIIKEKVEPLNIPVSFYSQLKRGLNYVAPDGTIHQNGELTKDSSAPKSYAYCSDTIYNTSYFPFIKNADLLYHEATFLHNMLDRAIQTFHTTAWQAGEIATEVQAKQLLIGHFSARYKTLNDLLEEAQQVFPDTQLAIEGKTFEV; translated from the coding sequence ATGAAGTTTGAGGTAACCATACTTGGTAGCAGTTCTGCAACGCCTATTTATAACAGGAATCCAACCTCGCAGGCGTTAAATATCAATGAGCATATTTACCTGATCGATTGCGGCGAAGGCACGCAACAGCAAATGCTTAAGTTTGATGTTAAGGCCAGTCGTATAGATCATATTTTTATCAGCCACTTGCACGGCGACCATTATCTCGGTCTTGTGGGCCTGCTATCGTCTCTCCATCTTAACGGGCGCACTAAGCCACTTAAGCTTTTTGGTCCTGCACCGCTTAAAGAGATCATAGAGTTGCAGTTTAAGCACTCTGACACTCACTTGCAGTACCAAATAGAGTTGTATGCTACCGACGCTACGACCCATCAGGTCATATTAGACAATCAGGATATCTGTGTAGAAACGTTTCCGCTTGATCACCGAATCCCTTGTACAGGTTTCCTGTTCAGGCAAAAGAAATTGCTGCGTAAGATCATCAAAGAGAAAGTAGAGCCGCTAAATATTCCGGTTTCATTCTATTCGCAATTGAAACGCGGATTAAACTATGTGGCGCCCGACGGAACAATTCATCAAAATGGTGAACTAACAAAGGACTCCAGCGCGCCAAAGAGCTATGCATATTGTTCAGATACTATTTACAATACCAGCTACTTTCCGTTTATTAAAAATGCCGACTTGCTTTACCATGAAGCTACGTTCCTACACAATATGCTGGACAGGGCTATACAGACCTTCCATACCACAGCATGGCAAGCCGGTGAGATTGCAACAGAAGTGCAGGCAAAGCAGTTACTTATAGGGCACTTCTCTGCCCGCTATAAAACACTGAATGATCTGCTTGAAGAAGCACAGCAGGTTTTCCCTGATACGCAATTGGCTATAGAAGGTAAGACGTTTGAGGTTTAA
- a CDS encoding D-2-hydroxyacid dehydrogenase codes for MIRILANDGIDPIGQRLLEGAGFTVDTEFVPQDQLPEALQNYDAITVRSATKVRQSLIDACPNLKLIGRGGVGMDNIDVEYAKEKGVAVYNTPASSSLSVAELVFAHLFTGIRFLQDANRRMPAEGDTKFNDLKKAYAKGVELRGSTIGILGFGRIGREVAKIAIGLGMEVLAYDLYPFDPTLEVILGGGIKVNVPVKVATKDEIIAIADFITLHTPFLDQPVLDAASFDQMKKGVGIINCSRGGLIDESALIAALDNDKVSFAGLDVFDNEPTPRKDILTHSKISLSPHIGASTNEAQERIGTELANLIIDYFKNVSVAE; via the coding sequence ATGATCAGAATATTAGCTAATGACGGGATAGACCCGATAGGTCAGCGTTTACTAGAAGGTGCAGGCTTTACCGTCGATACAGAATTTGTACCTCAGGATCAATTGCCAGAGGCTCTTCAAAATTACGATGCCATCACTGTACGTAGTGCTACTAAAGTGCGACAATCACTTATTGACGCCTGCCCTAATCTAAAATTGATCGGTCGCGGCGGAGTAGGTATGGATAATATTGATGTTGAGTACGCGAAGGAAAAAGGTGTGGCTGTATATAACACGCCTGCCTCATCATCATTATCTGTTGCGGAGCTGGTTTTTGCCCACTTGTTTACAGGTATCCGTTTCCTTCAGGATGCAAACCGTAGAATGCCTGCCGAAGGCGACACAAAGTTTAACGATCTGAAAAAGGCTTACGCAAAAGGTGTTGAGCTACGTGGCAGCACCATCGGTATACTTGGTTTTGGCCGGATAGGCCGGGAGGTTGCTAAAATAGCTATTGGTTTAGGGATGGAAGTTTTGGCTTATGACCTTTACCCATTCGACCCTACATTAGAGGTTATTTTAGGTGGTGGCATCAAAGTTAACGTTCCGGTGAAAGTTGCAACTAAAGATGAGATCATTGCTATAGCGGACTTCATTACACTGCATACACCGTTTTTAGACCAGCCGGTGTTGGATGCCGCCTCTTTTGATCAAATGAAAAAAGGTGTTGGTATCATCAATTGTTCACGTGGGGGCTTGATTGACGAATCTGCGTTAATTGCCGCCTTAGACAACGATAAAGTTTCTTTTGCCGGATTAGACGTTTTTGATAACGAACCGACACCGCGTAAGGATATTCTTACTCACTCTAAGATTTCACTATCTCCGCACATTGGTGCCTCTACAAATGAAGCGCAAGAGCGTATAGGTACCGAACTGGCTAATCTGATTATCGATTATTTTAAGAACGTATCGGTAGCTGAATAA